In one Alphaproteobacteria bacterium SS10 genomic region, the following are encoded:
- a CDS encoding dihydrolipoyl dehydrogenase — protein MSEQFDVIIIGSGPGGYVCAIRCAQLGLKTACVEKRDTLGGTCLNVGCIPSKAMLAASENYEAAGHHFAEMGIKTSGVQLDLKTMMGHKHKTVEANVKGVEFLFKKNKVTWLKGEGTVKDAETVAVKDAKGKSTTYKTSAVVIATGSDVASLPGIDIDEKKIVSSTGALELAKVPKHLVVIGGGYIGLEMGTVWRRLGSEVTVVEYLDRALPGMDGEISKEAKKILEKQGIKFKLSTKVTGVKNTKAGVDVTVEPAAGGDGETIKANVVLVAVGRKPHTDKLGLDKAGVKMDERGRVEINEHFETSVPGIYAIGDVVIGPMLAHKAEEEGVAVAEILGGESGHVNYDVIPGVVYTWPEVAQVGQTEEQLKDAGVKYKKGKFPFSANGRARAMGETDGFVKILADAETDRVLGAHIIGPEAGTLIAEIATAMEFAASSEDVFRTCHAHPTLNEVVKEAALAVHGRPIHM, from the coding sequence ATGTCTGAGCAGTTTGACGTCATCATTATTGGTAGCGGCCCCGGTGGCTATGTTTGCGCCATTCGTTGTGCCCAACTTGGCTTGAAGACCGCTTGCGTTGAGAAGCGCGACACCCTCGGCGGTACCTGCCTCAATGTTGGCTGCATCCCGTCCAAGGCGATGCTGGCAGCGTCTGAGAATTATGAGGCTGCGGGCCACCACTTTGCTGAGATGGGCATTAAGACCAGCGGTGTTCAGCTCGACCTTAAAACCATGATGGGTCACAAGCACAAGACCGTGGAAGCCAACGTCAAGGGCGTTGAGTTCCTGTTTAAGAAGAACAAGGTCACCTGGCTGAAGGGTGAGGGCACGGTTAAGGATGCCGAAACCGTCGCCGTTAAAGATGCCAAAGGTAAATCCACCACCTACAAGACCAGTGCCGTTGTAATCGCCACCGGCTCTGACGTCGCGTCCCTGCCGGGCATCGATATCGACGAGAAGAAGATTGTGTCCTCTACCGGCGCGCTCGAACTCGCCAAGGTGCCAAAGCATCTTGTGGTTATCGGCGGCGGCTATATCGGTCTTGAGATGGGCACGGTTTGGCGTCGTCTGGGTTCTGAGGTCACCGTGGTTGAGTATCTCGACCGCGCGCTACCTGGCATGGATGGTGAGATCTCAAAAGAGGCGAAAAAGATCCTCGAGAAGCAAGGCATCAAGTTCAAACTATCGACCAAGGTCACGGGCGTTAAGAACACCAAGGCCGGCGTTGATGTTACCGTTGAGCCAGCTGCTGGCGGTGATGGTGAAACCATTAAGGCCAATGTGGTCCTGGTTGCCGTTGGCCGTAAGCCGCACACTGACAAACTCGGCCTTGATAAGGCTGGTGTGAAGATGGATGAGCGCGGCCGGGTGGAGATCAATGAACATTTCGAAACCTCTGTCCCAGGCATCTATGCCATTGGCGATGTGGTGATTGGGCCGATGCTAGCCCACAAAGCGGAAGAGGAAGGCGTCGCCGTTGCTGAAATCCTCGGCGGCGAGAGCGGCCATGTGAATTACGATGTGATCCCCGGTGTCGTCTATACCTGGCCAGAGGTGGCGCAGGTTGGCCAAACTGAAGAGCAGCTGAAAGACGCGGGCGTGAAGTATAAGAAGGGCAAGTTCCCCTTCTCAGCTAATGGACGTGCGCGGGCGATGGGTGAAACCGACGGCTTCGTCAAAATCCTTGCCGATGCAGAAACCGATCGCGTGTTGGGCGCTCACATCATTGGGCCAGAGGCTGGCACCCTGATTGCCGAGATTGCCACCGCGATGGAATTTGCCGCCTCGTCAGAAGACGTATTCCGCACGTGCCATGCTCACCCAACCCTCAATGAGGTGGTGAAGGAAGCGGCCCTCGCCGTCCATGGTCGTCCAATCCATATGTAA